TCGCCAAGTTTTTCCTTTTCGTTTATTTCTTTACTGTAATAAGCTCTTATAACTAAGGTAATATCCAGATTTATAATTTTTTGTATGGAGTTGACGATATTCAGAATTTCTTTGTGCGAAAAGCCGCGTTTCGGCAGTTCGTCTTTTATAAAATAGATAATTAAAGATAAGAAATAAGAATAGCTTCCCATAAAAACGTTAAAGGGTATATTGACGTTTAAGTGGGTAAGACCAGTGTTAAATCTGAGAGCAAGATAATTGTCGTCGTACTTTAAGGAAAAAAGCTCTTTAAAATACGATGTATGCACTTTTCTTAAGTGTTCCACAAGTCCGGGCTTTTCAAGCATAATATCTTTCGTTTCTTTAAATTCAAGCAGATGGTCGTAAAATTTATCTATAAGGAAATCCATATTTTCAATAATCAATGAATTTATTTTTGAAAGATTTTCTAAATCGTTTTCGGTGAGTTCTAAAAATCTGTGTTCAAAATCTATGGATTTTGTAGAGAAGATATCTATAATTTTTTTTTCAATACTCGGTTTTAAATTTGCGTCTTTAATTGTTTTTAAAAGCTGCATATTCACCCCCACCGATATTTTAAATAAATTATTTAGGTTAATTTTTTTTCGGCAACAGATTTTCCATGTTTATAATTATTATATATTGCGCTTATTTTTCAATAGTTTGATGTTATTTATATTGTTAATTTATATTTTTATAATTATACATATTTTATTATAATAAATCAATGTTTATAGGGATGCCCAATTATACAGACCTCGAATTTACGCTATTTTGAGAAAAGCTCTTTGTATATTTTTATTTTTTCTTCGGAAACGGAATATCCTTTGTTAGTTTTTTGCGGGACGGGGCATAATTTAGGATATATGCAGCGAACGCTCGTAATAAGGCAAAAGGTAAGACGGTAAAACGTTATAACTGCCTGAATTATAAAACTCTATCATAACTTTATTGAATTCCGGTTTTACGGCTATATGGTAAGACGAATTAACGGCATCTATTTCGTTTAAAGAAGTATTTAATTCTGAATCTATATTTTCTTTATTCATTTACGGCTCTATTTAGTTTTTATGTTTTATAGTAATACACAGCCTTTTTATTTCGGTAAAAAGATAACATTTTTATTTTGGTTTGACGCAAATTAATTTAACAAAATTAATTTAACGACTTGAAATTTCAAAAATATGCGTTATAATTAAAATAAGAAAAGAAAATAAATTTTAAGAAACAATACATCACAATAAATTATAATAATATCTTTTTATGCAGCATGCCGCCGTCAGTCAGTTTAATGCTTAACTTTAAGCACATTGGACGTTAAAAACCAGTGACTGCTACGGCGGTATTTTTATAAATTAAATATAAATAAAATTAAAATTTTCTGTCATTACGATTAATTGTTTGTTCTAGTAGTATTATCGACAAACTTCTTCAAAATTTGCGTACTTATGAAGAATATCGGAGTTGAAACTTGACAGATTATTAAAAAATTCAACCTGAAAAGAACCTGAAAGTTTTGATTTTGAAGCGGCAAGTTCTCCGCATATTCCTATTAAAACTGCTCCGGTTAAACTTGCCTTAGCGTAATTTTTGTCTATTGCCGCAAAAGCGCCCATAACGGAAGACGATATGCAACCTGCGCCGGTCATTTTAGTTAAAGCGGCATCGCCATTTTTGACGGAAAATACGTTAGAGCCGTCCGAGATAATATCTTCTTTTCCGCTGATACAAACCGTAGAGGAAACTTTTAAGGCTAATTCTTTTGCTAAACCTATTTTATCTTCCACATGCCCTTTTGAATCCACCCCTTTAGTTTCTAACTTAACGCCGTAAAGATTTGCTATTTCGGATTCGTTGCCTCTTATTATCGCAAGCTTAATATTTGAAACTATCTCTTTAGAAGCATCGTTTCTTAAACCGCTTGCCCCTGCTCCGACAGGGTCGAATATCACCGGAATATTTTTTTTATTGGCATATTTGCCCGCTAAAAGCATAACGTCTATTATGTCTTTAGTTAAAGTTCCGATATTTAAAACTAAAGCGTCGGATATGGAAATAATATCTTTCATCTCCTCTTTAGCGTATGCCATTATCGGGCTTGCGCCTATGGCAAGAAGAGCGTTGGCCGTAACGTTAGTTACCACTACGTTTGTAATATTGTGAACTAAAGGGTTATGTTTTTTTAAAAGTTCTAAATTTGACGATAGGTCGTTAACCGATAAATTCATATAAAAGTATATCTAAATAGTAGTATATAATATTAAAAGATATATAAAATTTAGGATAAATTAAATTAAATTTAATGTAATGTAAATTAAATCACAATTTAACGCTTTCGGCGGACTTTTAAATCTCGTTGCGATTAATTTTACATTTTTTAATATATTATATCATATATTCTTAATAAATAAGCTGCCATTAATACGATAAAAGATAGAATTATAGAATTAATATTCCTTACGACTATAAATATTTTTAATTTACAAGCGAGAATATGTTATAATTTTATTAATTAATTAAAACGATTAATGAAA
The sequence above is a segment of the Candidatus Acidulodesulfobacterium acidiphilum genome. Coding sequences within it:
- a CDS encoding HD domain-containing protein, with product MQLLKTIKDANLKPSIEKKIIDIFSTKSIDFEHRFLELTENDLENLSKINSLIIENMDFLIDKFYDHLLEFKETKDIMLEKPGLVEHLRKVHTSYFKELFSLKYDDNYLALRFNTGLTHLNVNIPFNVFMGSYSYFLSLIIYFIKDELPKRGFSHKEILNIVNSIQKIINLDITLVIRAYYSKEINEKEKLGDDFIKRLSRIAEFRDEDTGAHIERMSYYCMIIAKHLGFDYDFQIDILEASPMHDIGKISIPDYVLLKPAKLTDDEFEIMKTHTVKGYDILSGSDSKIMKFGAEIALSHHERYDGYGYPNRLKGEDIPISGRICIV
- a CDS encoding hydroxyethylthiazole kinase — encoded protein: MNLSVNDLSSNLELLKKHNPLVHNITNVVVTNVTANALLAIGASPIMAYAKEEMKDIISISDALVLNIGTLTKDIIDVMLLAGKYANKKNIPVIFDPVGAGASGLRNDASKEIVSNIKLAIIRGNESEIANLYGVKLETKGVDSKGHVEDKIGLAKELALKVSSTVCISGKEDIISDGSNVFSVKNGDAALTKMTGAGCISSSVMGAFAAIDKNYAKASLTGAVLIGICGELAASKSKLSGSFQVEFFNNLSSFNSDILHKYANFEEVCR